The nucleotide window TTTGGAGACTAGTCAAGTGTTCGAGTCTCTGTTAAAGCTGTGATGAGTACTATCGAGGGTTTTCAATTTATTACTTTTACCTGTCAGAAAACGCAGCCAAAAAGGGCCGAACGGTGAAAGAATTAAAGCTTTAAAAGAATCACCTAATAAAGACACAATTTAATCGGAATAGCACATCAAGCTTTTGGAATTAGTCGATATGTTGTAATAATTGTATTATCTAATTTTCATTTAAGCTAGGTATAGGTTTATGATCGGGGTGGACTCGAACATCAGTTGGTGATGAGGTGTGTAACCAAACAATTGGCGCAGGACGTTTGCGTTCTCTGGGACCTCAAGCAATCTTGTGCGGTTCAGAACTACTTGACCATCGCTTGGTAATTGCATGCCGTTGAGTGCGGTGATTCTGTAGAGAAGCGTTGGCGAGTAGAGGCCGGTTTGTAAGCTCGGTTTGAATAAATTCTTGCAATCTGCAGTTTCGAAGATTGCGCTGGTGATCTCTTGGCCGTAAATGTCAACTAGTCCCGGCTGTAGCTTCTCGATGCGAAATTTCCACCTGCCGCTTAGTGTGTCAGAAGTAATGCTGCCGTTTGGTAGTTGCTCCAACTGACCGCGGCCTGGCATATCCATGATTAGCTCGAAAGACGTTGTGGTAGCTGGTGCACGACAGTTGCAATGTGATTGATTTGCCCACCGTGTGTAAAAGCGCGTGTTGATCTCTAGCGGCTCAGAAGCGGCCAGGTAAAGCGGTTTTATCAGGGTATCGTTATATCTGTGATCAATTTCGAAAAGTCTATcgaaattgttcaagacGTTAGAGAATTGCCATGGACCGGTGTCAGTTTCAATGACGGGACACACTTTCTTAAATGAGGCCCATTTCTTGGTGCTATGTCGAATTGCGGTCTTCTTGTCTTCCGAGAAGAAAGTCTTGGCGAACTCTGGAAGTCTTTCCTTAAGAAAAAACCTCCTATTACTCTTTGCTTTCAACTGATCGTCTAGATCTCGACAGGCTTTCAAATGTTGAAGATAAAGCAGATCCGTAAAATACTTGTTCTGTGAGTAGCTTTTCATGGTGCTCGCGCTTATCCACATCGGGTGTGCCTCAGTACTAAAGACTACATTGTCTCTAGTATGATGAATTTCGTTGTCCTCATCAAATAGCAGGTACAGATATTTTAACGTTTCACTTAAAACAAATGTTTCCATGCGGTCTTGCGCTTCGCCTGTCATCACATCTTGAATACCGCCAAATCCACACTTATACTTGAACCTCGTTTGGAAACTCTCGAGGACTGCTACCCCGATGTTTAAGTAAAATGGGTCCCTAGTTGCGCGATACAGGAAGTAAGTAGATTCGACGAACTCCGGTCTCAAGGGGTACCATTCTAGCGGTACAtttgctctttctttcaacgctttcttctcttccagCGAGAGTCCTGCATCTTGAGCaacttctttttgaaataacCATCTCTCTGGTATACCACCAAAGGTATCCCAAAGCTTTAGAGACATAATATTCTTAAACTTTGCATCTTCAACGTCGCCTGCTAGTACTTGCAACCCGGGAAAGAATGCGCCTAGTGAATCGACCCATGGAGCTGACATTTGGCCCGTTGTCGGATGTGCATTCACGAAGAACCAATCAGCTTTGCAATACATCTTGAGAGCCTCGAAAGAATCATGCCATATCTCATGAAGATGCTCGTCATTGAAAAGCACAGCGCCTTTTAAAGCATACTCATAAAATGAGTCGATAGATGCGCCGATGCCGGTGAAATGCGAATAACATTGTCCCGTTTCTGGATTGAAAGACATGGGCAACAAATTGAGCTCTGATTTTAGTTCCCAAGTCTTATTCATCGCATACCTTGTAACCGCGCCATACTTTTCATTGTTAGTCAAGTGTGAAAGCATCGTGAACTCAAACATGGGGGACGCCATGGCCGCAACATTATTCTCTGCGACCATATCTGCAGTGAGGCCGACCAATCCATGCTTCAAATTAATTCTTGCTAAGGGCAAACCTGTAGTTGTAAGGTATGCAGGCAACAACCGATCAGCCATATCTTGAGCCAAGTCTAATAGAAAGCCGTCATACTCAGGCCCGAGATACACCTGTTTAGAAGGGTCTGTTGCATATAGATGCGAAGAGATCAGTCCACCAACGACCCTAATCGTAGTTTCGAAAACCTGAACGGTCGAATCTAAGTCAAATTTCTGTGGAAACCTATCTTTAATGAGTTCAGCCACTTGTCGAAACTTTGATCTATCGTTAAAGATGGCAA belongs to Torulaspora delbrueckii CBS 1146 chromosome 4, complete genome and includes:
- the MNL1 gene encoding alpha-1,2-mannosidase MNL1 (similar to Saccharomyces cerevisiae MNL1 (YHR204W); ancestral locus Anc_4.383) codes for the protein MLIHLAFSLLLLLRCGFSISDFDKYSFNRAELNHYKKQVKDLFYFAHDNYLEKAYPFDELRPISCVPNVRNFDDPDDIIKNDVLGNFSVTLIDSLTTIAIFNDRSKFRQVAELIKDRFPQKFDLDSTVQVFETTIRVVGGLISSHLYATDPSKQVYLGPEYDGFLLDLAQDMADRLLPAYLTTTGLPLARINLKHGLVGLTADMVAENNVAAMASPMFEFTMLSHLTNNEKYGAVTRYAMNKTWELKSELNLLPMSFNPETGQCYSHFTGIGASIDSFYEYALKGAVLFNDEHLHEIWHDSFEALKMYCKADWFFVNAHPTTGQMSAPWVDSLGAFFPGLQVLAGDVEDAKFKNIMSLKLWDTFGGIPERWLFQKEVAQDAGLSLEEKKALKERANVPLEWYPLRPEFVESTYFLYRATRDPFYLNIGVAVLESFQTRFKYKCGFGGIQDVMTGEAQDRMETFVLSETLKYLYLLFDEDNEIHHTRDNVVFSTEAHPMWISASTMKSYSQNKYFTDLLYLQHLKACRDLDDQLKAKSNRRFFLKERLPEFAKTFFSEDKKTAIRHSTKKWASFKKVCPVIETDTGPWQFSNVLNNFDRLFEIDHRYNDTLIKPLYLAASEPLEINTRFYTRWANQSHCNCRAPATTTSFELIMDMPGRGQLEQLPNGSITSDTLSGRWKFRIEKLQPGLVDIYGQEITSAIFETADCKNLFKPSLQTGLYSPTLLYRITALNGMQLPSDGQVVLNRTRLLEVPENANVLRQLFGYTPHHQLMFESTPIINLYLA